From Microcystis aeruginosa NIES-2549, a single genomic window includes:
- the serA gene encoding phosphoglycerate dehydrogenase, with amino-acid sequence MAKVLVSDSIDPVGVEILSQVAQVDVKTGLSAEEIIQIIPEYDALMLRSSTRVTKEIVEAGSKLQIIGRAGVGVDNIDVPAATRQGIIVVNSPEGNTIAAAEHALAMMLSLSRHIPDANQSVKANKWERNRFIGTEVYKKNLGVVGLGKIGSHVAAVARSLGMKILAYDPFISKERADQLGCTLVDLELLFAESDFITLHVPKTPETQHLIGRETIAKMKPTVRIINCSRGGIIDELALIEALESGRIAGAALDVFEQEPLGESRLRELSNVILTPHLGASTTEAQVNVAIDVAEQIRDVLLGLPARSAVNIPGLTPDVMEKLRPYLQLAETMGNLVSQLAGGRCDSLNVRLQGELATKDSQPLVVAAIKGLLSQALRERVNYVNAAIEAKERGIRVIETRDASTRDYSGSIHLEANGSMGTHSVTGALLSTGEIRITDLDEFPINVPPSNHMLFTLHQDMPGIIGKIGALLGSFNVNIASMQVGRKIIRGDAVMALSLDDPLPEGLLSEITKVPGIRDAYTVKL; translated from the coding sequence ATGGCCAAAGTTCTGGTATCCGATTCGATCGATCCGGTAGGAGTAGAAATTCTGTCACAGGTTGCCCAAGTGGACGTGAAAACAGGACTATCCGCCGAGGAAATCATTCAAATTATCCCCGAATACGACGCACTGATGCTCCGTTCCAGTACCCGCGTCACTAAGGAAATCGTCGAAGCGGGCAGCAAACTACAAATTATCGGCCGCGCAGGGGTAGGAGTCGATAATATCGATGTTCCCGCGGCCACCCGTCAGGGGATTATTGTCGTTAACTCTCCCGAAGGTAACACGATCGCCGCTGCCGAACACGCCTTGGCCATGATGTTATCCCTCTCCCGTCATATTCCCGATGCCAATCAGTCGGTAAAAGCGAATAAATGGGAAAGAAATCGCTTTATCGGCACAGAAGTTTATAAAAAGAACCTAGGAGTCGTCGGTTTAGGTAAAATTGGCTCCCACGTCGCCGCCGTTGCCAGATCCCTAGGCATGAAAATTCTCGCCTACGATCCCTTTATTTCCAAAGAACGGGCCGATCAACTCGGTTGCACCCTAGTGGATCTGGAACTACTCTTTGCCGAGTCCGATTTTATCACCCTCCACGTCCCGAAAACTCCCGAAACCCAGCATCTCATCGGTCGGGAAACCATCGCTAAGATGAAACCCACGGTCCGCATCATTAACTGTTCCCGCGGCGGCATTATCGACGAGTTGGCTTTAATTGAAGCCCTCGAATCCGGTAGAATCGCCGGGGCAGCCTTGGATGTATTTGAACAGGAACCTTTAGGCGAATCTAGATTAAGGGAATTGTCTAACGTCATCCTCACTCCCCACCTAGGCGCCTCGACTACGGAAGCGCAGGTGAATGTGGCTATTGATGTGGCCGAACAAATTCGCGATGTCCTCCTCGGTTTGCCGGCGCGTTCGGCCGTTAATATCCCCGGACTAACTCCCGATGTTATGGAAAAACTGCGCCCTTACCTGCAATTAGCGGAAACTATGGGTAATCTCGTCAGCCAGTTGGCAGGAGGTCGCTGTGACTCGTTAAATGTCCGTTTACAGGGAGAATTGGCCACTAAAGACAGTCAACCTCTGGTGGTAGCGGCAATTAAGGGTTTACTTTCCCAAGCCCTCCGGGAACGGGTAAACTATGTTAACGCAGCGATCGAAGCTAAGGAACGCGGTATCCGGGTAATCGAAACTCGGGATGCTTCCACCCGGGACTATTCGGGATCGATTCATTTGGAAGCTAATGGTTCCATGGGGACCCATTCCGTCACTGGAGCTCTGTTAAGTACGGGAGAAATCCGCATTACTGACCTCGATGAGTTCCCCATTAACGTGCCACCGAGTAATCATATGCTCTTCACCCTTCACCAGGATATGCCAGGTATTATCGGTAAAATTGGCGCACTTTTAGGCAGTTTTAATGTCAATATCGCCAGTATGCAGGTAGGACGCAAAATTATTCGCGGTGACGCAGTTATGGCCCTGAGTCTCGATGATCCTCTACCGGAAGGTCTTCTCTCGGAAATTACTAAAGTCCCCGGTATCCGCGATGCTTATACGGTAAAACTCTAG
- the prmA gene encoding 50S ribosomal protein L11 methyltransferase: MSNSWWEITVLCEPSLEETVFWRLEDFGCSGTATAKKQSSLEVKAYIPEIKAQLPDLEALSLWLKQDALILGFPEPVSYWQLMDEEDWASSWKQHWQLGEIGDRFLICPAWLNPPENNQRLVIKIDPGSAFGTGTHPTTQLCLESLEMRLSSHPENKIIADIGCGSGILAIGAILLGAKKVYAVDTDPLAVSATRSNRHLNGINPENLAINRGSVGELLELIPDGVDGIVCNILAETIIALMPEITRLAKPTTWGILSGILVTQAQAVTDILERQGWTVTALWKRQEWCCIQIRRAVD, translated from the coding sequence ATGTCTAATAGTTGGTGGGAAATTACGGTTTTGTGCGAACCTAGTCTCGAAGAAACGGTTTTCTGGAGACTGGAGGATTTTGGCTGTTCGGGAACGGCCACTGCTAAAAAACAATCCTCTTTAGAGGTTAAAGCCTATATACCGGAAATTAAAGCGCAATTGCCTGATTTAGAGGCACTAAGCCTCTGGTTAAAGCAGGATGCTTTGATTTTAGGTTTTCCCGAACCTGTCAGCTATTGGCAGTTAATGGACGAGGAAGACTGGGCCAGCAGTTGGAAACAACATTGGCAGCTGGGCGAGATCGGCGATCGCTTTTTGATCTGTCCTGCCTGGTTAAATCCCCCGGAAAATAACCAGAGATTGGTGATTAAAATTGACCCCGGTTCCGCTTTCGGCACGGGAACGCATCCCACCACCCAATTATGCCTAGAATCCCTAGAAATGCGTTTAAGTAGCCATCCAGAGAATAAAATTATCGCCGATATCGGTTGTGGTTCCGGCATACTGGCGATCGGGGCGATTTTATTAGGGGCCAAAAAAGTTTATGCTGTGGATACAGATCCGCTGGCGGTGAGTGCGACGCGCAGTAATCGCCATCTCAACGGGATTAACCCCGAAAATTTGGCTATTAATCGGGGTAGTGTCGGGGAGTTATTAGAATTAATTCCCGATGGTGTCGATGGCATCGTTTGTAATATTTTAGCCGAGACAATTATCGCTTTAATGCCGGAAATCACCCGTCTGGCAAAACCCACCACTTGGGGAATTTTAAGCGGCATCCTTGTTACCCAAGCACAAGCAGTTACAGATATTTTAGAACGCCAAGGCTGGACAGTGACTGCCCTGTGGAAACGTCAAGAATGGTGTTGTATTCAAATTCGTCGCGCTGTGGATTAA
- a CDS encoding molybdenum cofactor biosynthesis protein MoaE, which translates to MTLDSFRISFAPLSLQEVYQLADDGANGAIVLMSGTVREQTDGKPVIYLDYQAYEPMAIEVFRQIARQIRQTWSDTNRVVIHHRTGKLKIGEISVLVAVGCPHRGEAFAACRYAIDTLKHNAPIWKKEYWSDGSSQWVSIGACELENR; encoded by the coding sequence ATGACGCTAGATAGTTTTCGCATCAGTTTTGCTCCTTTATCTTTGCAGGAAGTATATCAATTAGCCGATGATGGGGCTAATGGAGCTATTGTACTAATGAGTGGTACTGTACGGGAGCAAACCGACGGTAAACCGGTTATTTATCTTGATTATCAGGCCTACGAACCCATGGCGATCGAAGTTTTCCGGCAAATTGCTCGGCAAATTCGGCAAACTTGGTCCGATACCAATCGAGTTGTCATTCACCATCGCACTGGTAAGCTAAAAATCGGGGAAATTAGCGTCTTAGTAGCGGTGGGTTGTCCCCATCGGGGGGAAGCTTTCGCAGCCTGTCGTTATGCTATTGATACTCTCAAACATAATGCCCCCATCTGGAAAAAAGAATACTGGTCTGATGGCTCTAGTCAATGGGTTAGTATTGGGGCCTGTGAACTGGAAAATCGATAA
- a CDS encoding B12-binding domain-containing radical SAM protein produces MRALLIYPVFPPTFWSYNKILELVDRKVLLPPLGMVTVAAILPQEWEFKLVDRNIRAVTEAEWDWAEIVILSGMIVQRQDLIEQIHEAKQRGKLVAVGGPYPTSIPHEVAEADFLILDEGEITIPMFVEALARGETKGVFRTTEKPDVTITPVPRYDLLDFEAYDSMSVQFSRGCPFQCEFCDIIVLYGRKPRTKTPAQLLKELDYLYELGWRRGVFMVDDNFIGNKRNVKLLLKELKVWQEEHQYPFRFNTEASVDLAADPELMEMMVDCYFDAVFLGIETPDEESLQLTKKFQNTRSSLTETVDKIIKAGLRPMAGFIIGFDGEKKGAADRIINFVEEAAIPTALFGMLQALPNTALWTRLEKEGRLRLTGKQDINQSTLMNFVPTRPIEDIATEYIEAFWTLYDPEVFLDRTYRCFLKLGAPKAKPAFKLPRRADLYALAVIIWRQGFKRSTRWKFWQNLFGILRHNPANAEHYITVCAHNEHFLEYRQIVRDEITAQLAEFQRQEALIAEKTAIAA; encoded by the coding sequence ATGCGCGCCTTACTGATTTATCCCGTTTTTCCGCCGACTTTCTGGTCCTATAACAAAATTCTGGAATTAGTTGATCGCAAAGTCTTACTTCCTCCCCTGGGTATGGTGACGGTGGCGGCGATTTTACCCCAGGAATGGGAATTTAAACTGGTTGATCGCAATATTCGGGCGGTAACAGAAGCAGAATGGGACTGGGCCGAAATAGTGATTCTTTCCGGCATGATTGTGCAACGTCAAGATTTAATCGAGCAAATTCACGAAGCCAAGCAACGGGGTAAACTGGTGGCTGTGGGTGGTCCCTATCCCACTTCTATCCCCCATGAAGTTGCTGAGGCCGATTTTCTGATTCTCGATGAGGGAGAAATCACCATTCCGATGTTTGTGGAAGCATTGGCAAGAGGAGAAACCAAAGGTGTTTTCCGCACCACAGAAAAACCCGATGTGACAATTACCCCAGTTCCACGCTACGATTTGCTCGATTTTGAAGCTTATGATTCCATGTCAGTGCAGTTTTCGCGGGGCTGTCCCTTCCAGTGCGAATTTTGCGATATTATCGTTCTCTATGGTCGTAAACCCCGCACCAAAACCCCCGCACAATTATTAAAAGAATTAGATTATCTCTACGAGTTAGGTTGGCGCCGGGGCGTGTTCATGGTAGATGATAATTTTATCGGTAACAAACGCAACGTTAAATTACTCCTCAAAGAATTAAAAGTTTGGCAAGAAGAACACCAGTATCCTTTCCGGTTTAACACGGAAGCATCGGTAGATTTAGCCGCCGATCCCGAATTAATGGAAATGATGGTCGATTGTTACTTTGATGCCGTCTTTTTAGGCATTGAAACCCCCGACGAAGAAAGTTTACAATTAACCAAAAAATTCCAAAATACCCGTAGTTCCTTAACCGAGACGGTAGATAAGATTATTAAAGCCGGATTGCGCCCTATGGCTGGATTTATCATCGGTTTTGATGGCGAGAAAAAAGGAGCGGCCGATCGCATTATTAATTTTGTCGAAGAAGCGGCCATTCCTACCGCTCTCTTCGGAATGTTACAAGCTTTACCGAATACCGCTCTATGGACTCGCTTGGAAAAAGAAGGACGACTACGATTAACGGGGAAACAGGACATTAACCAAAGTACCCTGATGAATTTCGTTCCCACCCGGCCGATCGAAGATATTGCCACAGAATATATTGAAGCCTTCTGGACATTGTACGATCCAGAGGTATTTCTCGATCGCACCTATCGCTGTTTCCTGAAATTAGGCGCACCTAAAGCTAAACCTGCCTTTAAACTGCCTCGCCGGGCCGATCTCTATGCCCTAGCGGTAATTATCTGGCGACAGGGCTTTAAACGTTCCACTCGCTGGAAATTCTGGCAGAATTTATTCGGTATTTTGCGTCATAATCCCGCCAATGCCGAACACTATATCACTGTCTGCGCCCACAACGAGCATTTCCTTGAATACCGTCAGATTGTCCGGGATGAAATTACGGCACAATTAGCCGAATTCCAACGCCAAGAGGCATTAATAGCGGAAAAAACCGCCATAGCGGCCTAA
- a CDS encoding high light inducible protein, with protein sequence MDKQENKLGFTAFAENWNGRLAMLGFVIGVATEYLTHKGILAQLGLM encoded by the coding sequence ATGGATAAGCAAGAAAACAAACTCGGCTTCACCGCTTTCGCTGAAAACTGGAATGGTCGTTTAGCCATGCTCGGTTTCGTTATTGGCGTAGCTACGGAATACTTAACCCACAAAGGCATCCTTGCTCAATTAGGCTTAATGTAA
- a CDS encoding NADP-dependent isocitrate dehydrogenase has protein sequence MTVSYEKITPPTTGSKIAFSDGKPLVPDDPIIPFIRGDGTGVDIWPATEKVIDAAIATAYAGQRKIHWFKVYAGDEACEIYGTYQYLPQDTLTAIKEYGMAIKGPLTTPIGGGIRSLNVALRQIFDLYACVRPCRYYAGTPSPHKTPEKLDVIVYRENTEDIYLGIEWKQGTEIADKLINYLNTELIPATPEHGKKQIPLDAGIGIKPISKTGSQRLVRRAIERALTLPKPKNQVTLVHKGNIMKYTEGAFRDWGYELAKSEFRDVCVTEMESWILSNKEKNPDLSIEDNARMVEPGYDALTDEKKAKICQEVTSVLDAIWETHGNGQWKDKIMVNDRIADSIFQQIQTRPDEYSILATMNLNGDYLSDAAAAIVGGLGMGPGANIGDTCAIFEATHGTAPKHAGLDRINPGSVILSGVMMLEYMGWQEAADLIKKGIAAAIANRQVTYDLARLMEPPVNPPLKCSEFADAIISHFGD, from the coding sequence ATGACTGTGAGCTACGAAAAAATCACCCCACCGACAACAGGCTCGAAAATTGCTTTTTCTGACGGAAAACCTCTAGTTCCCGACGATCCCATCATTCCCTTCATTCGTGGTGACGGTACGGGGGTCGATATCTGGCCCGCAACCGAAAAAGTTATCGATGCGGCGATCGCAACAGCCTACGCTGGTCAAAGGAAAATCCATTGGTTTAAAGTCTATGCTGGCGATGAAGCTTGCGAAATCTACGGGACTTATCAATATCTACCCCAAGATACATTGACAGCGATTAAAGAATATGGTATGGCCATCAAGGGTCCCTTGACCACTCCCATCGGTGGCGGCATTCGTTCCCTGAATGTGGCTTTGCGGCAAATTTTTGACCTCTATGCCTGTGTTCGTCCCTGTCGTTACTATGCGGGAACCCCTTCCCCCCATAAAACCCCAGAAAAACTCGATGTCATCGTCTATCGGGAAAATACCGAGGATATATATCTGGGCATCGAATGGAAACAAGGCACGGAAATCGCCGATAAACTGATTAATTATCTCAACACCGAACTAATTCCCGCCACTCCCGAACACGGTAAAAAACAAATTCCCCTCGATGCGGGTATCGGGATCAAACCGATTAGTAAGACGGGTTCCCAAAGATTAGTCCGCCGGGCGATCGAACGAGCGCTGACTTTACCGAAACCGAAAAATCAAGTTACTCTCGTCCACAAGGGTAACATTATGAAATATACGGAAGGGGCGTTCCGGGATTGGGGTTATGAATTAGCTAAAAGTGAATTCCGGGATGTGTGCGTTACCGAGATGGAATCATGGATCCTGAGCAATAAAGAGAAAAACCCAGATCTGAGCATCGAAGATAACGCCCGCATGGTGGAACCGGGTTATGATGCCCTCACGGACGAGAAAAAAGCTAAAATCTGTCAAGAAGTTACCAGTGTTCTCGATGCTATCTGGGAAACCCACGGCAATGGGCAGTGGAAAGATAAAATTATGGTTAACGATCGCATTGCCGATAGTATCTTCCAACAGATCCAAACCCGTCCCGATGAATACTCGATCCTCGCTACCATGAACCTGAATGGCGATTATCTTTCCGATGCGGCAGCGGCGATCGTGGGTGGCTTAGGGATGGGACCTGGGGCGAATATTGGCGATACTTGCGCTATTTTTGAGGCAACCCACGGCACGGCCCCTAAACACGCCGGTTTAGACCGAATTAACCCCGGTTCGGTGATTCTTTCCGGGGTGATGATGTTGGAATACATGGGATGGCAAGAAGCAGCCGATTTGATTAAAAAAGGCATCGCAGCAGCGATCGCTAATCGACAAGTTACCTACGATTTAGCGCGTCTGATGGAACCCCCCGTTAATCCTCCCCTGAAATGTTCCGAATTTGCCGATGCAATCATCTCCCATTTTGGGGATTAA
- a CDS encoding valine--tRNA ligase — protein MTSELSKQYDPKITETKWQQYWENQEIFTANPEKGGETYCIVIPPPNVTGSLHMGHAFESSLIDTLVRYKRMTGKNTLWLPGTDHASIAVQAILDRQLKAEKTDRYQLGREKFLERAWQWKEESGSTIVNQLRRLGVSVDWTRERFTMDEGLSHAVRTAFIKLYEDGLIYRGQYLVNWCPESRSAVSDLEVENKDIEGNLWYFRYPLSDGSGYLQVATTRPETMLGDTGVAVNPQDPRYRHLIGKTVTLPIMGREIPIIADELVDPEFGTGCVKVTPAHDPKDFEMGKRHNLAFINIMNLDGSLNENAGIFAGQDRFVARKNVVKKLDEDGFLVKIEAYRHSVPYSDRGKVPVEPLLSTQWFVKIEPLATKALACLDQENSPRFVPERWTKVYRDWLVKLKDWCISRQLWWGHQIPAWYIISETNNEITNHTPFVVAPDETSALAKAKQEYGEDIIIQQDPDVLDTWFSSGLWPFSTMGWPEKTLDLDTYYPTTTLVTGFDIIFFWVARMTMMAGYFTRQMPFKDVYIHGLVRDENGKKMSKSANNGIDPLILIDKYGTDALRYTLIREVAGAGQDISLQYNRKTDESESVEAARNFANKIWNASRFVMMNLEGKTPEELGEPVLENLELADRWILSRYHQTVQKTRDYLENYGMGEAAKGLYEFIWGDFCDWYIELVKTRLWKDKESVSCATARQTLAFILAGTLKLLHPFMPHITEEIWHHLTQENQQVLALETYPIADSSLIDLDLENTFELLIESIRGLRNLRAEAGIKPGATITAILQTENSQELAILQRGQVYLKDLAKIEKLILTDKITEEVNQAIAGVVATVEILIPLSGLVDISVLAGKLAKNLAKVEGEIKSLSDRLNKPSFVEKAPEALIEKTKQALAESEKQAQILQERLKRLH, from the coding sequence ATGACCTCGGAACTATCGAAGCAATACGATCCCAAGATCACAGAAACCAAATGGCAGCAATATTGGGAAAATCAAGAAATATTTACAGCAAACCCCGAAAAAGGCGGCGAAACCTACTGTATAGTCATCCCCCCTCCCAATGTTACCGGTAGTCTGCACATGGGTCACGCCTTCGAGAGTTCCTTGATTGATACACTTGTTCGCTACAAGCGCATGACCGGCAAAAATACCCTCTGGCTGCCCGGGACGGATCACGCTAGTATTGCAGTACAAGCCATACTCGATCGCCAATTAAAAGCCGAAAAAACCGACCGTTACCAACTAGGAAGGGAAAAATTCCTCGAACGCGCTTGGCAATGGAAAGAGGAGTCCGGTAGTACCATTGTTAATCAACTGCGACGCTTGGGGGTATCCGTCGATTGGACGCGGGAACGTTTCACCATGGACGAGGGACTTTCCCATGCTGTCCGTACTGCTTTTATCAAACTCTATGAGGACGGATTAATCTATCGCGGTCAATACTTAGTTAACTGGTGTCCCGAATCCCGGTCGGCCGTTTCCGATTTAGAGGTAGAAAACAAGGACATTGAGGGAAATCTCTGGTATTTTCGCTATCCTCTTAGCGATGGTAGCGGTTATCTTCAAGTAGCCACCACAAGGCCCGAAACCATGCTCGGTGATACTGGTGTAGCTGTCAACCCGCAAGACCCCCGTTATCGTCATTTAATCGGCAAAACCGTCACTTTACCGATAATGGGGCGAGAAATCCCCATTATTGCCGATGAATTGGTGGATCCCGAATTCGGTACCGGTTGCGTCAAAGTTACGCCGGCCCACGATCCCAAGGATTTTGAGATGGGTAAACGCCATAATTTAGCCTTTATTAATATCATGAATTTAGACGGTAGTTTAAACGAAAATGCCGGAATATTCGCAGGTCAAGATCGTTTTGTTGCCCGCAAAAATGTCGTTAAAAAACTCGATGAAGACGGCTTTTTAGTTAAGATTGAAGCCTATCGCCATAGCGTCCCCTATAGCGATCGAGGTAAAGTTCCCGTGGAACCCCTTTTATCTACCCAATGGTTCGTTAAAATTGAACCTTTAGCCACAAAAGCTTTAGCCTGTTTAGATCAGGAAAACTCGCCCCGTTTTGTGCCAGAAAGATGGACAAAAGTTTATCGCGATTGGTTAGTTAAACTAAAAGATTGGTGTATTTCTCGACAACTGTGGTGGGGTCATCAAATTCCCGCTTGGTATATTATCAGTGAAACTAATAACGAAATTACTAACCATACTCCCTTCGTCGTTGCCCCAGATGAAACCTCCGCTTTAGCCAAGGCTAAACAAGAGTATGGAGAGGATATAATTATTCAACAAGACCCCGATGTTTTAGATACTTGGTTTTCCTCGGGATTGTGGCCATTTTCGACTATGGGATGGCCAGAAAAAACCCTTGATCTAGATACCTATTATCCCACCACAACCCTCGTCACTGGTTTTGATATTATCTTTTTCTGGGTGGCCAGAATGACGATGATGGCGGGCTATTTTACGCGACAAATGCCCTTTAAAGATGTCTATATTCACGGTTTAGTTAGGGATGAAAACGGTAAAAAGATGTCTAAATCTGCTAATAACGGCATCGATCCCCTAATTTTAATTGATAAATATGGAACCGATGCTTTACGATATACCTTAATCCGAGAAGTGGCAGGAGCAGGACAGGATATCAGTCTGCAATATAACCGTAAAACCGATGAATCGGAATCCGTAGAAGCAGCCCGAAATTTTGCCAATAAAATTTGGAATGCTTCCCGTTTTGTGATGATGAATCTGGAGGGAAAAACCCCAGAAGAATTGGGAGAACCAGTTTTAGAAAATTTAGAATTAGCTGATCGCTGGATTTTATCTCGTTATCATCAAACAGTGCAAAAAACTAGAGATTATCTAGAAAATTATGGCATGGGAGAAGCGGCAAAAGGTCTATACGAATTTATCTGGGGCGATTTCTGTGATTGGTATATCGAGTTAGTAAAAACTCGTTTATGGAAGGATAAAGAATCGGTTTCCTGCGCTACGGCCCGGCAAACTTTGGCTTTTATCTTGGCAGGGACATTAAAATTATTACATCCCTTTATGCCCCATATTACCGAAGAAATTTGGCATCATTTAACCCAAGAAAATCAGCAGGTTTTGGCTTTAGAAACCTATCCAATAGCTGATAGTTCTCTGATCGATTTAGACTTAGAAAATACTTTTGAGTTATTAATAGAAAGTATTCGGGGGTTGCGTAATTTGCGGGCCGAAGCGGGGATTAAACCGGGAGCAACGATCACGGCAATTTTACAGACAGAAAACAGCCAAGAATTAGCTATTTTGCAACGCGGACAAGTGTACTTAAAAGACTTGGCCAAGATCGAAAAGTTAATTTTGACGGACAAAATAACCGAGGAAGTCAATCAAGCGATCGCCGGTGTTGTCGCTACGGTAGAAATCCTCATCCCCCTGTCCGGATTGGTTGATATATCGGTATTGGCTGGGAAATTAGCGAAAAATTTAGCTAAGGTAGAAGGGGAAATCAAGAGTTTGAGCGATCGCCTAAATAAACCTAGCTTCGTCGAAAAAGCTCCAGAAGCTTTAATCGAAAAAACGAAGCAAGCTTTAGCAGAGTCCGAAAAACAAGCCCAAATTCTCCAAGAACGCTTAAAACGTCTGCATTAA
- a CDS encoding Uma2 family endonuclease: MTIATDKNIYSFAEYLQLEETATYKHEYQDGEIVPMTGGTTDHNKIALNFAAYLKFALKGQKYNIFIGDVKLWIAQYRQATYPDVMLIEGEPIYYETGKTTVTNPRLIVEVLSKSTQNYDQGDKFLYYRSLPEFQEYILISQSRPYIMQYNKTEENKWLLTEYEGENASLSLTSVNFALSFQEIYEGVIFNDLP, encoded by the coding sequence ATGACCATAGCAACAGATAAAAATATCTATAGCTTTGCCGAATATTTACAACTAGAGGAAACGGCAACCTATAAACATGAATATCAAGACGGGGAAATCGTACCGATGACAGGAGGCACTACTGATCATAATAAAATTGCTCTCAATTTTGCCGCTTATTTAAAATTTGCCCTCAAAGGACAGAAATATAATATTTTTATCGGTGACGTTAAATTATGGATAGCACAATATCGTCAAGCAACCTATCCCGATGTGATGCTAATTGAGGGAGAACCGATTTATTATGAAACTGGCAAGACAACTGTTACCAATCCCAGATTAATAGTAGAAGTCCTCTCAAAATCAACTCAAAATTATGACCAGGGCGATAAATTTCTTTATTATCGTTCGCTGCCGGAATTTCAAGAATATATTCTGATCAGTCAAAGTCGTCCCTATATCATGCAGTATAACAAAACTGAAGAAAATAAATGGCTATTAACGGAATACGAGGGCGAAAATGCCAGTTTATCTTTAACTTCTGTCAATTTCGCTCTCAGTTTTCAGGAAATTTATGAGGGAGTGATATTTAACGATTTGCCTTGA
- the purN gene encoding phosphoribosylglycinamide formyltransferase, with translation MSFSPSLISPDLSLADIPLEETLSLGVMASGSGSNFAVLAAAIAKKQLNARIPVLIYNNPDAKVKEKAAHYNIPSVFLDHRQFKLREELDRAIVETFQEYGVKWVIMAGWMRIVTPVLLDAFPDRVINIHPSLLPSFKGVRAVEQALAAGVKVTGCTVHIARAEVDSGPILMQAVVPILPDDTAASLHERIQVQEHRIFPVAIALAAKLGL, from the coding sequence ATGAGTTTTTCCCCAAGTTTAATTTCTCCCGATCTCAGTTTGGCCGATATTCCCCTAGAGGAAACCCTCTCCTTAGGAGTGATGGCTTCTGGTAGTGGTTCCAATTTTGCTGTTTTAGCGGCAGCTATCGCCAAAAAACAACTCAATGCCCGAATTCCTGTCCTCATCTACAATAATCCCGATGCCAAGGTAAAAGAAAAAGCCGCTCACTACAATATCCCCTCGGTTTTCCTCGATCATCGTCAATTTAAACTCAGAGAAGAACTCGATCGGGCAATAGTAGAAACTTTCCAAGAATACGGCGTAAAATGGGTAATTATGGCCGGCTGGATGCGAATTGTCACCCCGGTTTTACTAGATGCTTTTCCCGATCGCGTGATCAATATCCATCCTAGTTTACTACCCAGTTTTAAGGGTGTGCGTGCCGTGGAACAAGCTTTAGCTGCGGGGGTAAAAGTGACCGGATGTACTGTGCATATCGCTCGCGCGGAGGTAGATAGCGGCCCAATTTTAATGCAAGCGGTGGTTCCCATTCTCCCGGATGATACCGCGGCCAGTCTCCACGAACGCATTCAAGTGCAAGAACATCGCATTTTCCCGGTAGCGATCGCTTTAGCGGCGAAATTGGGTCTTTAG